From Aliarcobacter butzleri, the proteins below share one genomic window:
- a CDS encoding aminodeoxychorismate synthase component I — translation MNKKIIEEQINKFGFEKEPFLFLISYDFKKFYIEKLSNLSNQIKYEINQKETKSNKRVDLEKFPITFEEYKKKFDVLQEEIKEGNSYLLNLTAKTKIKTALNLEEIYKNTKSMFKLKVHTKDDNFVCFSPEKFVEIKNSKIFTYPMKGTIDANIKDAKIKILENQKELAEHTMVVDLLRNDLGIIGSNVKVEDFRYVDIINAGNKELLQVSSKISATLQSNWLETLGTTIISLLPAGSITGTPKKKTVEILKNVEKYEREFYTGIFGIFDGNSFDSYVLIRFIEEKNGELFYKSGGGITCDSDAFLEYEELLDKIYLPF, via the coding sequence TTGAATAAAAAGATAATAGAAGAGCAGATTAATAAATTTGGCTTTGAAAAAGAGCCATTTTTATTTTTAATCTCTTATGATTTTAAAAAATTCTATATAGAAAAACTCTCAAACCTTTCAAATCAAATCAAATATGAAATAAATCAAAAAGAGACAAAAAGTAATAAAAGAGTAGATTTAGAAAAATTTCCTATAACTTTTGAAGAGTATAAAAAAAAGTTTGATGTTTTACAAGAAGAGATAAAAGAAGGCAATAGTTATCTTTTAAATCTTACAGCAAAAACGAAAATTAAAACAGCACTTAATTTAGAAGAGATTTACAAAAATACAAAAAGTATGTTTAAACTAAAAGTTCATACCAAAGATGATAATTTTGTATGTTTTAGTCCTGAAAAATTTGTAGAGATAAAAAATAGTAAAATTTTTACTTATCCTATGAAAGGAACTATTGATGCAAATATAAAAGATGCAAAAATAAAGATTTTGGAAAATCAAAAAGAGTTAGCAGAACATACAATGGTTGTTGATTTACTTAGAAATGATTTAGGAATAATTGGTTCAAATGTAAAAGTTGAAGATTTTAGATATGTGGATATTATAAATGCAGGAAATAAAGAACTTTTACAAGTAAGTTCAAAAATCTCTGCAACTTTACAATCAAATTGGCTTGAAACTTTAGGCACAACTATTATTTCGCTTCTTCCAGCAGGAAGTATAACAGGAACACCAAAGAAAAAAACAGTTGAAATTTTGAAAAATGTAGAGAAGTATGAAAGAGAGTTTTATACTGGAATTTTTGGAATATTTGATGGAAATAGTTTTGATAGTTATGTTTTAATAAGATTTATTGAAGAAAAAAATGGTGAATTATTTTATAAAAGTGGCGGAGGAATAACTTGTGACAGTGATGCTTTTTTAGAATATGAAGAACTTCTTGATAAAATTTATTTACCATTTTAA
- a CDS encoding cysteine hydrolase family protein, with translation MKQTALLLVDFQNDYFSTFEGAKFELEGTEKASSNASKILEFFRKNEGKIIHIKHESAKGASFFEIGTQGVNIHKSVEPKEDEIVVTKNFPNSFKDTNLKEILDEINIKSLIIVGAMSHMCIDATTRAAKDFGYECTVISDATATRDLQFGDIVVPSKYVHASFMAALEFAYAKIKTTTEILKGF, from the coding sequence ATGAAACAAACAGCTTTATTATTAGTAGATTTTCAAAATGACTATTTTAGTACATTTGAAGGTGCAAAATTTGAATTAGAAGGAACAGAAAAGGCTTCTTCTAATGCTTCAAAAATATTAGAGTTTTTTAGAAAAAATGAAGGAAAGATTATTCACATAAAGCATGAATCTGCAAAAGGTGCTTCTTTTTTTGAAATAGGAACACAAGGTGTAAATATTCATAAAAGTGTAGAACCAAAAGAGGATGAAATTGTCGTAACAAAGAATTTCCCAAATTCATTTAAAGATACAAATTTAAAAGAAATTTTAGATGAAATAAATATAAAATCACTTATTATTGTAGGAGCAATGTCTCATATGTGTATAGATGCAACAACAAGAGCAGCAAAAGATTTTGGATATGAATGTACAGTTATATCTGATGCAACTGCGACAAGAGATTTACAATTTGGTGATATAGTAGTTCCATCAAAATATGTTCACGCATCTTTTATGGCAGCATTAGAGTTTGCTTATGCAAAAATCAAAACAACGACAGAAATTTTAAAAGGATTTTAA
- a CDS encoding aspartate carbamoyltransferase catalytic subunit, with translation MQHLIRTSDFTKEEILDIFEDARGFLDFKPCEILKGKIIVTLFFENSTRTRSSFEIAAKRLGAEIVNLDVGTSSTKKGETMYDTVANINAMGPDAIVIRHSECGLPESLIGYVDCPIINAGDGRHSHPTQALLDLFTIYEHFNGQTEGKKIAIVGDVRNSRVAGSNRRLLPRFGIDVNLVAPDCFKYEGNEFKQFNTIAEVIDDMDVVMSLRSQLERHNITYFESLQEYAKDFCITPELMEGRDFLLLHPGPVNRNIDISDEVLKDPRCKVLEQVRNGVAVRAAILKKLILNNKN, from the coding sequence ATGCAACATCTTATCAGAACTTCAGATTTTACAAAAGAGGAAATTTTAGATATTTTTGAAGATGCAAGAGGTTTTTTAGATTTTAAACCTTGCGAAATCTTAAAAGGTAAAATTATAGTAACTTTGTTTTTTGAAAACTCAACAAGAACAAGAAGTTCATTTGAAATTGCAGCAAAAAGATTGGGAGCTGAAATTGTAAACCTTGATGTTGGAACTTCATCAACTAAAAAAGGTGAAACAATGTATGATACAGTTGCAAATATAAACGCGATGGGACCAGATGCTATTGTTATTCGACATAGCGAATGTGGATTACCTGAAAGTTTAATTGGTTATGTTGATTGTCCTATTATAAATGCAGGTGATGGAAGACATTCTCATCCAACACAGGCTCTTTTAGATTTATTTACAATTTATGAACATTTTAATGGACAAACTGAAGGTAAAAAAATAGCAATTGTTGGAGATGTTAGAAACTCAAGAGTTGCAGGAAGTAATAGAAGACTTCTTCCTAGATTTGGAATAGATGTAAATTTAGTTGCTCCTGATTGTTTTAAATATGAAGGAAATGAATTTAAACAATTTAACACAATAGCAGAAGTAATTGATGATATGGATGTTGTTATGAGTTTAAGAAGTCAATTAGAAAGACATAACATAACTTATTTTGAATCTTTACAAGAGTATGCAAAAGATTTTTGTATAACACCTGAATTAATGGAAGGAAGAGACTTCTTACTTTTACATCCAGGACCAGTTAATAGAAATATTGATATTAGTGATGAAGTTTTAAAAGATCCAAGATGTAAAGTTTTAGAGCAAGTTAGAAATGGAGTTGCAGTAAGAGCAGCAATACTTAAAAAGTTAATTTTAAATAATAAAAATTGA
- a CDS encoding aminotransferase class IV family protein has translation MESIKYFETIKCEDFEVFNLDYHQKRVANTIGLNINLQEYINPISEELLRCKLIYDENGVVDVLYFPYKKREIKSFKIIFDNEIEYSKKYLNRAKLDELYEKRDDCDEVIIIKDGIVTDTTIANIAIFYENSWITSKNCLLGGTTRARLLEEKKLFEKDITLDMLKNASKVALMNAMIGFDEIKNFKIKEEI, from the coding sequence TTGGAAAGTATAAAATATTTTGAAACAATCAAATGTGAAGATTTTGAAGTTTTTAATTTAGATTACCATCAAAAAAGAGTTGCAAACACAATAGGTTTAAATATAAATCTACAAGAGTATATTAATCCAATTTCAGAAGAATTATTAAGATGTAAACTCATTTATGATGAAAATGGAGTTGTTGATGTTTTATATTTTCCTTATAAAAAAAGAGAGATAAAAAGCTTTAAAATCATTTTTGATAATGAAATAGAATATTCAAAAAAGTATTTAAATAGAGCAAAACTAGATGAGTTATATGAAAAAAGAGATGATTGTGATGAGGTAATTATCATAAAAGATGGAATAGTTACAGATACAACAATTGCAAATATTGCTATATTTTATGAAAATTCTTGGATTACTTCAAAAAATTGTTTATTGGGCGGAACTACAAGAGCAAGATTGCTTGAAGAAAAAAAATTGTTTGAAAAAGATATAACTTTGGATATGTTAAAAAATGCTTCAAAAGTTGCTTTAATGAATGCAATGATAGGTTTTGATGAAATAAAAAATTTTAAAATCAAAGAAGAGATTTAA
- a CDS encoding response regulator transcription factor — protein sequence MKLSNLLVLYVYDKKADEEIVTLLNKEFKKVFLAANFKEAQNSYKKYSPCIIIIEDTFKDRKMVDYLQEIRKIDMKTAVIILTNNETNLYSLELIELYITKYIITPYKEEVLYSSLLKCLDVIESRIYSNVKLKDNVFFNFQTQSIINEGEIIILNKKETILMNLFIQNPNRVITYEELEYHIWNGEVTLAALKSLIRDFRKKTYKTILKNYSGIGYKLNLEK from the coding sequence TTGAAATTAAGTAATTTACTTGTTCTTTATGTTTATGATAAAAAAGCAGATGAAGAAATAGTGACACTATTAAATAAAGAGTTCAAAAAAGTCTTTTTAGCTGCCAATTTTAAAGAAGCACAAAATAGTTATAAAAAGTATTCACCTTGTATTATAATAATTGAAGACACTTTTAAAGATAGAAAGATGGTAGATTATTTACAAGAAATTAGAAAAATTGATATGAAAACAGCAGTTATTATTTTGACAAATAATGAAACGAATTTATATAGTTTGGAATTAATTGAGTTATATATTACAAAATATATTATTACTCCTTACAAAGAAGAGGTTTTATACTCTTCTTTACTAAAGTGTTTGGATGTTATTGAAAGTAGAATTTATAGTAATGTAAAACTAAAAGATAATGTTTTTTTTAACTTCCAAACACAAAGTATAATAAATGAGGGTGAAATTATAATTTTGAATAAAAAAGAGACTATTTTGATGAATCTTTTTATTCAAAATCCAAATAGAGTAATTACTTACGAAGAGTTAGAATATCATATTTGGAATGGCGAAGTAACACTTGCTGCATTGAAGTCATTGATTAGAGATTTTAGAAAAAAGACTTATAAAACTATTTTAAAAAATTATTCAGGAATAGGATATAAGTTAAATTTAGAAAAATAA
- a CDS encoding fatty acid cis/trans isomerase codes for MKFQIVLIFIFSLFFAACSVKPLEPVKYDKVDKKISFSKDIKPILDSRCVSCHSCYNSPCQLKLDSFDGLDRGSSKADVYANRINAANPTRLFVDALNTSSWRKKGFSSMVDKLEESNASIMMQYLFQKEVNPLNLGAYSPETDELTCVKNKDELEEFFDDNPHKGMPYGFPALQKDEYNLLMTWLDSGAIDDTKKGVFTAFENAQIKKFEDFLNTPDIKHKVTARYIYEHLFLAHIYFDEKSGNFFELIRSSTPTGQKPKIIPTRFPYDEVKEPFYYRLQKIESTIVHKTHMVFKIDDEKLKFYNDIFIKPLWEEEPYIPSYDISLAPNALEVFKQIPASSRYKFLLEDIYFIINTFIKGPVCKGQIALNVIQDHFWVMFLNPNYDLSVKDKNFLKNNFKALSIPNQLGEDPSLYETFKNLGREEDTKKYEEYRAKIYKKYYPDGMKLEYIRKSEKNDSILTVYRHFDSASLHYGALGSIPKTLWVIDFPLLERIYYSLVAGFDVFGNTAHQLLVRTHMDRLRVEGESNFLEFLPQKSRLNYFNSWYEGWLAQYLTVYTPSNNETNIKYYSTDYKYEFVNMVLDYTNTKRDHINFLENWYKPTPLKKVYNTKKEIEDTLKSLATPNSVDVIKHFTQRDANSILIKIEMNNGENLIYSMVINRWHKNVALMFDEDSRLDPTKDDIDFIEGFISSYPNMFVVVKQNDLGDFFDLIKNYSKHIEDKEKIKDYVINRANPQFWTVYDWFNDEFKKSNPLEYGLFDLNRYYKEAIIE; via the coding sequence ATGAAATTTCAAATTGTACTTATTTTTATTTTTTCACTATTTTTTGCTGCTTGTTCTGTAAAACCTCTTGAACCAGTAAAGTATGATAAAGTAGATAAAAAAATATCCTTTTCAAAAGATATAAAACCTATTTTAGATAGTAGATGTGTATCTTGTCACTCATGTTACAACTCACCATGTCAGTTAAAACTTGACTCTTTTGATGGACTTGATAGAGGAAGTTCAAAAGCTGATGTTTATGCAAATAGAATAAATGCTGCAAATCCAACTAGACTTTTTGTTGATGCACTAAATACTTCTAGTTGGAGAAAAAAAGGCTTTAGTTCAATGGTTGATAAATTGGAAGAATCAAATGCTTCTATTATGATGCAATATCTTTTTCAAAAAGAAGTTAATCCTTTAAATTTAGGAGCATATTCACCTGAAACTGACGAACTTACTTGTGTAAAAAATAAAGATGAATTAGAAGAATTTTTTGATGATAATCCTCATAAAGGTATGCCGTATGGTTTTCCAGCTTTACAAAAAGATGAATATAATCTTTTAATGACTTGGCTTGATAGTGGTGCTATTGATGATACAAAAAAAGGAGTTTTTACTGCTTTTGAAAATGCTCAAATTAAAAAATTTGAAGATTTTTTAAATACTCCTGATATAAAACATAAAGTAACTGCAAGATATATATATGAACACCTATTTTTAGCGCATATTTATTTTGATGAAAAAAGTGGGAATTTCTTTGAACTTATCCGTTCAAGTACACCAACAGGACAAAAACCTAAAATAATTCCTACGAGATTTCCTTATGACGAAGTAAAAGAACCATTTTATTATAGATTACAAAAAATCGAATCAACAATAGTTCATAAAACGCATATGGTTTTTAAAATTGATGATGAAAAATTAAAATTTTATAATGACATTTTTATAAAACCTCTTTGGGAGGAAGAACCATATATCCCATCATATGATATAAGCTTAGCTCCAAATGCTCTTGAAGTATTCAAACAAATTCCTGCAAGTAGTAGATATAAGTTTTTACTTGAAGATATATATTTTATAATCAATACTTTTATTAAAGGACCTGTTTGCAAAGGACAAATAGCACTCAATGTTATACAAGATCACTTTTGGGTTATGTTTTTAAACCCAAATTATGATTTAAGTGTAAAAGATAAAAACTTTTTAAAAAATAATTTTAAAGCACTTAGTATTCCAAATCAATTAGGTGAAGACCCTAGTCTTTATGAAACTTTTAAAAATTTAGGAAGAGAAGAAGATACTAAAAAATATGAAGAATATAGAGCAAAAATCTATAAAAAGTATTATCCGGATGGAATGAAACTTGAATATATAAGAAAAAGTGAAAAGAACGACTCTATTTTAACTGTATATAGGCATTTTGATTCAGCATCACTTCATTATGGAGCATTAGGAAGTATTCCAAAAACTCTTTGGGTAATTGACTTCCCACTTTTAGAGAGAATTTATTACTCTCTTGTTGCTGGATTTGATGTATTTGGAAATACTGCTCATCAGTTATTAGTACGAACTCATATGGATAGATTAAGAGTTGAAGGTGAAAGTAATTTTTTAGAATTTTTACCTCAAAAAAGTAGATTAAACTATTTTAACTCTTGGTATGAAGGTTGGTTAGCTCAATATCTTACAGTTTATACACCTTCAAATAATGAAACAAATATAAAATATTATTCAACTGATTATAAATATGAGTTTGTAAATATGGTATTGGATTATACAAATACAAAAAGAGATCATATAAATTTTTTAGAAAATTGGTACAAACCAACACCTCTTAAAAAAGTTTATAATACAAAAAAAGAGATTGAAGATACACTAAAATCTCTTGCAACTCCAAATAGTGTTGATGTTATAAAACACTTTACACAAAGAGATGCAAATAGTATTTTAATCAAAATTGAAATGAATAATGGTGAAAATTTAATATACTCAATGGTAATAAATAGATGGCATAAAAATGTTGCTTTGATGTTTGATGAAGATTCAAGGCTAGATCCTACAAAAGATGATATAGATTTTATTGAAGGATTTATTAGTTCTTATCCAAATATGTTTGTTGTTGTAAAACAAAATGATTTAGGTGATTTTTTTGATTTAATAAAAAATTATTCAAAGCACATAGAAGATAAAGAAAAAATTAAAGATTATGTAATAAATAGGGCTAATCCACAATTTTGGACAGTTTATGATTGGTTTAATGATGAATTTAAAAAATCAAATCCTTTAGAATATGGATTATTCGATTTAAATAGATATTATAA